aaaacctATAATGTAGAACATATAtgttggtttttaaaaaaataaaaaggacagCCCTATCTAATTGAGCAGTGTTTTCTTATTATGAATTTCTTCTTCTGAGTAGTGCACTTCTGTGGCATCGACTTATGGGAACAGGTGTTCTTGAAGTTGATACTGATGCTTCTCCAGAATTACGTATTTATGCTCACTGCTCAAAAGGAAGAGTAAGGCTCTATatatgttgattttgttttaagtcattaagaaaattttagggACAGTGTTGGAGTCTCAAAACAATAGTTTCTTAATTTTGATCTTGAGAACAATAGGTTTATCTATAACATTCTGAGATGTTCAGaacctccaattttttttttaatcattttgagTTGCTCCTGTGATCATTTACAGCTGATCAAGCTTTGGCATGAACATATACATCGGCCAACCCAATTTGTGTTGGGTTCCAACCATTGCATGTGCACCACATAGGTTTCATAATTGTACTAACTTGCATGATCTGTGTAGACTTCACCTTTGTGCTTCACATTTCAGACTAAGGTCACACCTAGATTATAGCACTCCAGGCATATATTAGATGTGGCTTGCTTTATCTCCAACATACATTATGAATCAATTATAATCAGATTTTTTGTATTGCCTAGCTGGAATGAGATTGAGGATTCAAGCATTGCATTTGATTTTAACATATCATGTTCCTAAAACCCTTTTAAGGCgactaaacatataaaaagaaacattattttgacactaataaattttcatattgATATTTCTATTCCCTGGTCTTACCACAATAATTTAACTAATTGTCATTACCTTGTTACAGGGTGGTGTAACTTTGCTGCTGCTTAATTTGAGCAAGCAGTCTGAATTCATAATCACTGTCTACAACCGCGTGAACGTCAATATGCAGGGAAAGAAGAGCATTCTGCTAAAAAGGTCTTCCAAGTTTGgtcataaacaaaaaaattcaagggataaaaagaagaaagcttcGGATGGACTATCATACAGAGAAGAGTACCACTTAACTCCAAAAGATGGGGACATTCAAAGCCAAACCTCGGTTCTAAATGGAAATCCATTGAATGTTACAAATGGAGAACTCCCAATATTGCACCCTGTCCTAAATGATGATAATTCTCCAATATATATCTTGCCTTTGTCCATTGCCTTCATAGTAATTCCCAACTTTGAGGCTCCTGCTTGTGCATAATTTTCATCTGCGCTCATGCTATGTTGTAATTACAGCAAATCATAGCCTCTGCAAAAATATGTTTCTGAGTGAATAAGATATGATATATCCTTTGCTGTTATTGCTCTGAAATGTTGCTAATACCCGTATAGACattgcttatttattttattcttaatcTTTTCCAATCCTTTTTGTCCTAGTAACTTGATTTGATATTGTTTATCAATTGTAAAATATTGTTGACAATGTGTATATCTGCAATGTACACCACTTAACTTAAGCTGGATCAAATTAGCAAGTGCAATATAAGcctatttttatgattattggATTCTCTACAAGTAAAATTAATATGTATGATACCCCAatagcttttttcttttcttatttcttcCTAGTTATGTTAAACACAGGATCCCCACTACAAGTTGTAAACAGTTATTGCATTCAAGTAGTAAGAACTAAACAAGTAAACAATACTaggaaaaaattgcaaaatgggAGAAGGTAATGAATTTAGAGCATGCCTTACAAAACTTGCAAAGCAATGGTAGGGataccaaaaattttattacatgaaTATTACAAATTAGGATACAGCTTGTGTTCATTGCTTTTTTGCACTTGACATGCTAAGATGTGAACATGAGTCCGAATCGTATTGTGTCCAATACAAAAAGGGAATGGACACAAGCTTCACCCTACAAATTAATATGACACTAattacaaaaaagtaatttaaacatttatttatcattttatggAAATGACACCAATTGTATTTATTATCACgttagtttgtaaattttttgcagtaaaattgataataactttAGTATTTTCCCAAGTTAATTGGGATAGGAGATTGAAAAATGTTCGATAAAGTTggtattaaaatgaaaaaaaaaaagggatcaCTTTtgaatctttattattatctcaTTTCTTTTGGTTAGTCTTTTTTTACTCAGTATCTGGAATGGTAAGTCTCATGCAATCATGCACAAGAACAAATTGAagcttaaaaaagaaaattatataatatatctGATATATGCATTAGATGTCACATAATTGGTGTAGAGCTCCCACACACAGAAAACCTCACATATTGTCAGACATCCAACACATGTATAGTATCCATGAGatacatttttataagatacattcttcttttttctctgtttttttttttaattttttaaatttatttataggtAAATAGTGACGGAAAAGAGAAGTGAGATTTAAACCACAGACATAAGACtacaaaaaatgttattattacTGCAATACCACTTGAACCCCATATAATACTTATGTTAAGAACACCCACATCACGCAAAAATAAAGAATGATAAAGATGTATCTAAAGTCATTCTTTTAGGATCTAACACAAGATGATGACTAGCACAATGTTATATAAAGTAGTCCAACTAGCATCTTTTAATATTTCTAACAAAGACGCCAAAGATTCTCGATCAATTGAACTTGCAGTTGAGATTACAGAAACTTGGTTTTCTTCAACAAATCTTAGACTTTCGTCTTGTACTTATAAATATacatcaaaacctcaataagactcaactttttttttttttttttgggtcatatACACCTTCACAAATCAAAGAAGTTTTCAAATCGAAgttatttacaaatttacacaattgaAACTAGTTCCAAGCAAAAATCACCATATGGGCCTTTACTTTGGAGATATAAAAGTGGGCTAGGCCCAATCTAAGCAAAACTAAACCAAGGAGAGATTCTAATTCTATTCATCTTGCATTCAATTTCAAGCAAATGTTTCAGCCACAAGCCTAAGAGAGACTCCAGACTTTTTAGATTATAATCataaacctctctctctctctctctctctctcttcctcattaaaatctccaaaCCCAACATAGAAATGGCTAAGGTTGTTCCAACAAGGTCGGAGGTTCTGTTTCTATTTCGGTCTCTCCTACGTACGGCCAGGCAGTTCAGCGACTACAACATCAGGGAATACACCAAGCGCCGAACCATTGATGGGTTCCGCCAGAATCGGACTCTATCCGACCCGGATTCGATTGCCTCGGCTTTCTCACACGGAGAGGCCCAGCTCGAAGTTGCGAAGAGACAGGCTGTGGTGTACTCTCTCTATGCTCCAAAGGTCAAGAGCATCATGGACCTCAAACCCTGTAACTCAATATAGAttatgtttcttatttatttatttattttttgttgttgaagtttTTGTTGCGACAAAAAGTGTTTTGTTTCTCTAATTATTCTTGTTATTATAGAGCaaggattttgaatttttggataTTGGGTTTTAATTGAGTAATTGTTATTTGCTATGATTTCAAGGCTTTGATGGGTTTATCTTATTTTGCTTCATTCTGTGACTGATGTTGGTGATTGAGGGATTTATGGGTTCTTTTGGTGAGTTGTTTATAATGGGTTTTGAGGGTTTCTTTGatgggttttggattttatgATTGAGTTTTAAGGATTTTGAGGAATGCCCAGACAGGAAACGTTGGGCAATTGATGCTAAAGTGAGAAAGAATTGGTTTGGTGTTGGTGCTGGGTATTTGGGTTTGATGTTTAGATTAGGATACTTAGCTGCGTTGTAGTTGTGAAATTTACTAGTTTGTTGAATATTTGGCTTGTGAAATGTGTAAGCAAAATAATCAAGTTTGCATTTTGTTTGTTGATAAGCTTGTGTGAAGTGAGAAATGTTTGAGGTGATATTGTTGATTTGTTGTGGTACAACTATCAGTTTGAATTATAGAAGTTTTGAGCCAACTGTTTACTGAAAAAGAAATACATTGTTTTCGACTTGGTAATGTTTTCCTCATGATGTGTTGGACTAATTGGGTTAATAGTAGTGGATGTTGAACTCTTGAGGGTAAGGGATTAGGCTCTAAAGCTGGTGGTTTCAATTCAATTATATTGGCAGACTCAGCTTGGACAAGTCAAATACTTGAGTTGTCTTGTGATATATCATTCATTGCTAGTCTGCACATACGATGCATTTGACACTTGACAGGCAGTGCATTGAAGGATGCACAGCTACTTGAGAGACTTACTATTTATACATACTGTTTCTGTTTGTGGTTGAGCAATGTAAATGCAGCTCATACatgaaaagagataaaacaGGCCATGTAGGTTGAGACTCATATTGGTTCCTGTGAGGgacctatataaaaaaaaaaagataagatcACATAGGGGATATGGTTGGGTGTGAATACTTGAGGATGTGAGGACTAGGATGAGGAATTTAGGGCATGGTAGGTTAGGACATGGCTAGGGCAGAATGTATGCGTGGTTTGAGGTGGGTTTTTGAAGGGAAAATGCTTCAGGGTTGATGTGATGCAATTAGGGTTCTTAGATAGTAAGGATAGAATGGTTGGTGGTGGTTTTAGAATGGATTTGTGAATGTGATGAATGATGAGAATGAAAGCGTGTGACTTCTTCGAGAGAGTAACCTTCTCCAAGTGAGACTACTTCTAGGGAGTCTCTTACCTCTTAACTCATTCTAACCTATCTATTAGTAACTAACTAATAACTAGCAATCCTAATCATGTTCAACATCTGAATTCATATCCACCTAAGCCTTGGGTTGCTCAATCAAGGTTGATACATGTGCATGGGAATATGAGGGAGCTGCCCCTAAAGGGGAATTGGGAATTTTTCTGATAGGGGATCATAGTGGTTTTCCAAGTTCGAAGTACCATTTGTACAAATAAATCCCCTTCTTTACATGATTTCTTCTTCATAGATAGATATAGGATGTATGGAGCAATTACTTAGAAGTACATTTTGTGCAATAGCCCTTCCTATCTGATAGAAAAGGATCCCATGATCATAAACCGATCTTACCCGGGATCGCAAATTCCAAGTTTGTCTATGAAGAGCAGATCTAATTATATTAGTGTCTATAATAAATTTCTTCTGTGTAATACCAATtgaagtattttaaaaaatggattgaaactaaaatgaaaagaatgaatgctttttttttttttcaatatagaaattatatcttgtagattttttttttgtcaatctttctttttatcccTTTTTGTACTTCTTAATTACCAAACGATTGGGATGCTTATAACAGATGTTCCAATATCTTCTTGTCATTTATTTATCCAcacctttctttttattaaaaaaaagagagacaaggtgcccaaaaatagaaataaataattgttcCGATGGAACCTTCGTTTCTACCTCTAATGG
The Quercus lobata isolate SW786 chromosome 10, ValleyOak3.0 Primary Assembly, whole genome shotgun sequence DNA segment above includes these coding regions:
- the LOC115965365 gene encoding LYR motif-containing protein 4 → MAKVVPTRSEVLFLFRSLLRTARQFSDYNIREYTKRRTIDGFRQNRTLSDPDSIASAFSHGEAQLEVAKRQAVVYSLYAPKVKSIMDLKPCNSI